The following are encoded together in the Cololabis saira isolate AMF1-May2022 chromosome 5, fColSai1.1, whole genome shotgun sequence genome:
- the edc3 gene encoding enhancer of mRNA-decapping protein 3: MAADWVGSVVSINCGATLGVYQGEVSQVDQSSQTISLTQPFHNGARCPVPEVTFSAIDIKELKILDIKNGNIKTAPTPPAKGSRAPVAVPKSDPRSVEKRNSPQQCSKSYGERHLDALGQPKGFRRRHNSWSSSSRGANQVTPKKNGVKNGQMKHRDDECFGDGVDDGLDTDFDFEGNLALFDKAAVFSEIDTSEQRNGARSRGTPQDQTPSRYRHDENILESKPIVYRQIVVPQHGAKEYCTDSGLVVPSISYELHKRLLSAAERHGLTLERRLEMTGVCASQMALTLLGGPNRFTPKNLHQHPTVALLCGPHVQGAQGISCGRHLANHEVEVILFLPNFVKMLDSVTSELTLFSKTGGRQVSNIKDLPDTPVDLIINCLDCHENTFLMDQPWYRAAADWANQNRAPVLSLDPPVSGQGHAVEAKWSLSLCLPLSLGEGAGRVYLCDIGIPRHVFQEVGIKYHSPFGCKFVIPLHSG, encoded by the exons ATGGCTGCGGACTGGGTGGGGAGTGTGGTCTCCATCAACTGCGGAGCGACGCTGGGGGTTTACCAGGGCGAGGTGTCGCAGGTGGACCAGAGCAGCCAGACCATCTCCCTCACGCAGCCCTTTCACAACGGGGCCCGCTGCCCCGTCCCCGAGGTCACGTTCAG TGCCATTGATATAAAGGAATTAAAGATTTTAGATATCAAAAACGGCAATATAAAGACAGCCCCGACTCCACCTGCAAAGGGAAGCCGTGCACCAGTTGCAGTTCCCAAGAGTGACCCCAGGAGTGTGGAGAAACGTAACTCCCCACAACAATGCTCCAAAAGCTATGGAGAACGTCATCTGGATGCACTTGGGCAGCCCAAAGGATTTCGTCGAAGACATAACTCCT GGTCCTCTAGCAGTCGTGGAGCAAACCAAGTGACGCCAAAAAAGAACGGCGTGAAAAATGGTCAGATGAAGCACAGGGACGATGAATGCTTCGGAGATGGGGTGGATGATGGCCTGGATACAGACTTTGACTTTGAAGGAAACCTGGCGCTCTTTGACAAAGCTGCAGTTTTCTCAGAGATCGACACGTCAGAGCAGCGTAACGGGGCCAGGTCACGCGGGACGCCGCAAGACCAGACGCCCTCGCGTTATCGTCATGACGAAAACATCCTGGAGTCTAAGCCGATCGTCTACAGACAGATAGTTGTACCACAGCATGGGGCCAAAGAATACTGCacag ACTCTGGACTGGTTGTACCTAGTATTTCCTATGAACTGCACAAACGTCTGTTGTCTGCTGCTGAACGTCATGGTCTCACACTGGAGCGACGACTTGAGATGACTGGAGTGTGTGCCAGTCAGATGGCACTTACATTGTTAGGAGGGCCGAACAG ATTCACCCCCAAAAATTTACACCAGCACCCCACAGTGGCCCTGCTGTGTGGTCCTCATGTTCAGGGAGCTCAGGGCATCAGCTGTGGTCGTCACCTGGCCAATCATGAAGTGGAGGTCATATTGTTTCTGCCAAACTTTGTCAAGATGCTCGACTCCGTGACCAGTGAGCTCACACTCTTCAGCAAGACAGGAGGGAGGCAGGTGTCCAATATCAAAG ACCTTCCGGACACTCCAGTGGATCTCATCATTAACTGTTTGGACTGCCATGAGAACACATTCCTGATGGATCAGCCTTGGTACCGCGCAGCTGCAGACTGGGCTAACCAGAACAGAGCTCCAGTGCTCAGCTTGGACCCCCCTGTAAGTGGGCAGGGCCATGCGGTCGAGGCTAAATGGTCCCTATCGCTATGTCTGCCACTTTCCCTGGGCGAGGGGGCTGGCAGGGTTTACCTGTGTGACATAGGTATTCCTCGCCACGTTTTCCAGGAAGTGGGGATCAAATACCATTCTCCTTTCGGCTGCAAGTTCGTCATCCCATTGCACTCTGGTTAA
- the LOC133443752 gene encoding tyrosine-protein kinase CSK-like has product MTEVQSSWPQGTECVARYNFKGTSEQDLPFNKGDILTIIIVTKDPNWYKAKNASGREGTIPANYVQKREGVKTCGKLSLMPWFHGKITRDRAEELLKPPETGLFLVRESTNFPGDYTLCVSCDGKVEHYRIIYHNGKLTIDEEAYFENLMQLVEHYTKDADGLCTKLMKPKLEEGTVAAQDEFSRGGWSMSRKDLKLQQVIGKGEFGDVMVGDYRGTQVAVKCIKNDATAQAFIAEASVMTQLRHDNLVQLLGVIVEENGSLFIVTEYMAKGCLVDYLRSRGRTVLGGEALLNFALNVCEAMAYLETNNFVHRDLAARNVLVSEDNIAKVSDFGLTKEASSTQDTAKLPVKWTSPEALREKKFSTKSDVWSYGILLWEIYSFGRVPYPRIPLKDVVPRVEKGYKMDCPEGCPEVVYNIMKQCWNLDPSARPSFQMLKEWLQHICHKK; this is encoded by the exons ATGACAGAGGTCCAG AGTTCATGGCCGCAGGGCACAGAGTGTGTGGCCAGGTACAACTTCAAAGGAACATCAGAGCAGGACCTGCCGTTCAACAAAGGAGACATTTTGACCATCATCATAGTCACAAAG GACCCAAACTGGTACAAAGCTAAAAATGCGTCGGGTCGCGAGGGAACGATCCCCGCCAACTATGTTCAGAAGAGAGAAGGCGTGAAAACCTGCGGCAAACTGAGCCTGATGCC ATGGTTTCATGGCAAGATAACGCGGGATAGGGCAGAGGAGCTGCTAAAACCCCCAGAGACGGGCCTGTTCTTGGTGCGGGAGAGCACCAACTTCCCCGGCGACTACACTCTCTGTGTGAGCTGCGATGGCAAGGTGGAGCACTACCGCATCATCTACCACAACGGCAAGCTCACCATCGACGAAGAAGCCTATTTTGAGAATCTCATGCAGCTGGTTGAG CACTACACCAAAGATGCTGATGGCCTGTGCACCAAACTAATGAAGCCAAAGCTGGAGGAGGGAACTGTAGCTGCTCAGGATGAGTTTTCCAGAG GTGGCTGGTCCATGAGCAGAAAAGACCTGAAGCTGCAGCAGGTTATTGGGAAGGGAGAATTTGGAG ATGTCATGGTAGGAGACTATAGAGGGACTCAAGTAGCAGTGAAATGCATAAAAAATGATGCCACAGCGCAGGCTTTTATCGCAGAGGCCTCCGTCATGAC GCAACTACGGCATGATAACCTGGTACAGCTGCTTGGGGTGATCGTAGAGGAGAACGGGAGTCTTTTTATAGTTACTGAGTATATGGCCAAG ggCTGTTTGGTTGATTACCTGCGGTCCAGAGGTCGTACAGTGCTCGGTGGAGAAGCACTCCTTAATTTTGCTCT AAATGTCTGTGAAGCCATGGCGTATCTGGAGACCAACAACTTCGTGCACCGTGATTTGGCTGCCCGAAACGTCCTCGTGTCAGAAGACAACATCGCCAAAGTCAGTGACTTTGGTTTGACCAAAGAGGCTTCTTCCACTCAGGATACCGCAAAGCTGCCTGTGAAATGGACGTCACCAGAAGCCCTCAGAGAAAAG AAATTTTCCACCAAGTCAGATGTTTGGAGCTACGGTATTTTGCTTTGGGAGATTTACTCGTTTGGCCGAGTCCCTTATCCAAGAATT CCGTTGAAAGACGTAGTGCCACGAGTGGAAAAGGGCTACAAAATGGACTGTCCAGAGGGCTGCCCGGAAGTGGTGTACAATATCATGAAACAGTGCTGGAACCTGGACCCTTCTGCTCGACCGAGCTTTCAGATGCTCAAAGAGTGGCTACAGCACATCTGCCATAAAAAGtga